A genome region from Littorina saxatilis isolate snail1 linkage group LG16, US_GU_Lsax_2.0, whole genome shotgun sequence includes the following:
- the LOC138950011 gene encoding uncharacterized protein, producing the protein MRIANIQRVMQNINIRNICMYNININSITTVFHHSVFTSLFTTIITPDIHYIFITTVIHTVFTPLITTITTTVIHSVFTPLITAITTTVLHSVFTPLITTITTTVIPSTFTSLNTTITTTVIYSIFTSLITTIITTDIHSVFTSLITTIITTFIPSIFTSLSTTSDFTSLITIITITFAAPHT; encoded by the exons ATGCGCATTGCCAACATCCAGAGAGTCATGCAGAATATCAACATCAGAAACATTTGCAtgtacaacatcaacatcaacagtaTCACCACAGTctttcaccactctgtcttcacctccctcttcaccaccatcatcaccccaGACATTCACTATATCTtcatcaccacagtcattcacactgtcttcacccctctcatcaccaccatcaccaccacagtcattcactctgtcttcacccctctcatcaccgccatcaccaccacagtcctTCACTCTGTTTtcacccctctcatcaccaccatcaccaccacagtcattccctctaccttcacctctctcaacaccaccatcaccaccacagtcatttactctatcttcacctctctcatcaccactatCATTACCACAGacattcactctgtcttcacctctctcatcaccactatCATCACCACATTCATTCcctctatcttcacctctctcagcACCACCTCTGACTTCACCTCtcttatcaccatcatcaccatcaca TTCGCAGCACCACACACCTGA